CAGCTGCGCAGGAAGGTTTCAACCAGGGTCTTGACCAATTAGCCCCTCCTCCACCTCCTGATGGGGCATTTGACGCTCGGTTAAATGTTGATGGAGTAAGTTATTTTGTCAAATATCTAAGTTCGAACCCTGGTCAAAAAAGATTTGAGTTTCGTTATCGCAATGGTAGCGGAAATGAACCGATCTCAATTAGCTGGAGTAACGAAGAATTAATCCCTAATGCGATTTATTCCATAGAAGATAGATTTGGAGGTCATAATTTTTCGTCTCCTTTAGAAAATATTGGAGAACATTTTGTGCCATCACAATTAAATTCTGTGTTAAATGATGGATTGGTATTGGTGATCGATTATGGGGAAGCCACAACAATTAATGAGACACCAAATAGCCATGGTACATTTACTATTGGGCAAAATTATCCCAACCCTTTCAATCCAAGTACTGTGATTCCAATTTATATGTATAAAGATGCAGTTTTGGATATAAGTTTATTTAGCTCTGACGGTCGAATGATTCAGCGAATATACAGAGGCTTTAAGTCAAATGGACGACATACAATATCCTTCGACGGAAGTTATTTGCCTTCAGGAATCTATTTGGTAAAAGTCAAGTCTAACACATTTGTAAAAACAATTAATATAAGCCTAATCAAATGAATAATATGTATATGCGGTTCGCAGGGGTTGTTGCAATTTTATTCACTTTGCTGACTTCAAACATCGCTATTGGCCAAGAGTTTTCTGTTCCGTTTAATGTTAGTGATGGTACAAACAATAGAGAATTAGTAATTGGTATTCATCCTAATGGGGATACAGGTTTTGTTGAGGGGCTTGATGAACTAGCTCCACCACTACCACCTGATGGTGCTTTTGATGCTCGCATCCGGGTTGGGGGGATAAGTTACTTTACAAAGTTTCTCAATAACAGTGTTGGTGAGAAAGTGTTTGAGTTTGCCTATCTATCGGCTGCAGGGCAAGATCCAATTAGTATAGAATGGAATCCTGACGAATTGGATGACTCGTTTGGTTTCCGAATTCAGGATGTATTTGGTGGCAATATTATTTCAGTAAGCTTATTTGACTATCCGGCTGGAACAATCACACCGGCAGAGCTTAACCCAGTATTGTCAGAAAGGCTCGTATTGGTTGTAACTGTTAATGATGAAGAAGCCCAAGTAACGGATCCGCCTGTTTTTTCACCTGAACCGGGTACATTTGAGTTGCCTCAGACGGTCACGATAACGTCAGCTACCGAAAATGCTTCCATTTACTTTACGACTGACGGCACAGATCCGGATGAGACCTCTTCGGAGTACAATGAGCCTATTGAAATAACAGAAACAGTGACCATCAAAGCCATTGCTATCGCGCCCGATTTTCATCCAAGCCCTATTATATCTGCAGAATATGTGATTGAGCCGATTCTGCCGGGCGCTTTCGATCTGCTCACTCCTGCTAAGGGCACAGAGCTGGTGACCATCCCCGGCAGCAGCGAAGAAGTGAACATCACCTGGCAAGCCTCCGAAAACGCCCAAAGCTACACTTGGCTGCTAACAACATCTGATGGCAGTTTTGATGAACCCTTGCTGAGTCAGACGACCGAAAATACAAGCCTAACCTTCACAAGCGGTGATTTGGATGCGTTACTAGCCGGTGAGGGCATAGCGCCGGGTGAAGGTGCTGCGCTGCAGTGGACTGTCGTTGCCCAGCGCTTCGACAACACGACCGCAGCCGCTAACGGCCCGTTTGGTCTTACACTCACACGTGGCGTGGCAGATGTGACGGTTGATCCGGCTTCGCTGTCGTTCACGGTTAAAGAATTTGAAAACAGAACACAGACGCTAATGCTGAGCAATGCGGGTCAGCTAAACGCTACGCTCAGCATTACCGCGCAGGCTGGCGAAGGCGGCAGCTGGCTGTCGGCCTCGGAAACAGAGGTGACGGTTCCGGCCGGTGGTTCTGTTGAAGTAGAAGTTACTGCCGATGCGGCTGTGGGCAATCTTGAGCCGGGCAGCTATACCGGTAATGTCGTTCTCACGGGCGATGGCACGGACTTCACAGTACCGGTAAGTCTGGAAGTAACGACACTTCCGCTGGGTGCCTTCAACCTGCTCACTCCCGCAGACGGTAATGAGCTGACCACCATTCCGGGTAGTTCTGATGAAGTAGAAATCACCTGGCAAGCCTCCGAAAATGCCCAAAGCTACACCTGGCTGATGATTGCGGAGGGTGGTAGTTTCGATGATCCTTTGTTGAGTCAGACGACAGAAAATACAAGTCTGACGTTCACAAGCGGGGCTTTGGATGCATTTCTGGCTGATCAGGGCATAGCTGCCGGCCAAAGCGCAGCCTTGCAGTGGACTGTTGAAGCCCAGCGGTTCGATAGCACGACTGTGGCGGCCAACGGCCCGTTTGGTCTTACACTCACGCGCGGCGTGGCCGATGTGGCGGTTGATCCGGCTTCACTATCGTTTACGCTTAACGAGTTTGATAACGGTACACAGACGCTGACGCTGAGCAACGCCGGTCAGTTACCCGCAACACTGACCGTATCGGCGCAGGATGACGCGGGGGGCAGCTGGCTGTCGGCCTCGGCAACAGAGGTAACAGTCCCTGCCGGTGGTTCAGTTGAAGTAGATGTGACAGCCGATGCGGCTGCGGATGATCTTGAGCCGGGCAGCTATACCGGTAGTGTGATTTTCACGGGTGAGGGCACGGACTTCACGATACCGGTAAGCCTTGAAGTGACGACACTGCCACTGGGAGCTTTCAACCTGCTCACCCCGCCCGACGGCACGGAGCTGACCACCATTCCGGGTAGTTCTGATGAAGTAGAAATCACCTGGCAAGCCTCCGAAAATGCCCAAAGCTACACTTGGCTGCTAACAACATCTGATGGCAGTTTTGATGAACCCTTGCTGAGTGAGACGACTGCAAGCACAAATCTGACGTTCACAAGTGGGGCTTTGGATGCATTTCTCGCCGGTCAGGGCATTGCCCCTGGCCAGGGTGCAGCATTACAGTGGACGGTTCGGGCGCAGCGCTTCGACAACACTACTGTGGCGCCCAACGGCCCCTTTGCTCTGAACCTCACGCGCGGTGTGGCAGATGTAACGGTTGATCCGGCTTCGCTCAGTTTCGAGCTGCCCGAAGATCAGATTGGAACACAGACTATTACTATAACAAACAACGGACTTGTGGCTGTAACCCTCAACATAGCGGTTGTCGAAAACCAAGGCTCGGGCTGGCTTTCGAGCAATCTTCAGCAGATTACCCTTTTCGCGAACGCTTCACAAACGGTGAGCATTTCAGCCAACCCGGAGGCTTCCGGGCTTGTTCCGGGCACTTATACAGGGACTGTCATTTTTAGCGAGGGTACTCCGGATGGGGTCAGTGTAGAGGTCCCCGTAAACATGCAGGTGCAGCCTCTGCCACTTGGGGCTTTTGGTCTGACATCCCCCGCTGACGGAGCCGCAATTGCGACACCGGTGAATTTGGACGGTTCCGTGGAAATATCCTGGGAGGAGTCCGAAAACGCACAAAGTTACCGATGGCTTGCGATACTACCGGACGGGGGTTTTGATAATCCGGTTCTGGAAATTACGGGTATTGAAAATTCATCATTTGATTTAAGCTATACGGCTATCAATGACTTCTTTGAATCGAATAACATCCTTCCGGGACAAACACAGGAGATTCTTTGGACAGTTGAAGCGGCACGGTTTGACAGTACAAGAGCCGCAGAGCAGGCGTTCAGCTTAAAGCTGTCGAATCAGGCAGACGCGTCATTTTCCACGATTCAAAACGATGATGAGCAAATCACAACCGATGATACCACAACGCTTACGGTACAGCTGCGTGACAGCGCCGGTAATCCGGTAGCGCAGGCCGGTAATCCGGTAACGCTTCAAACCAACCTGGGGCTGATTAATGGAGTTTCCGGTCAGCTTACGCTTGAAACAGACGAAGATGGCGCTGTATTAGCAGAGTTCAGTTCAGAGCAGGTCGGTGCTGCTGAAATCAGTGCTTTTGTGGGTTCGGACACAGGTGGTGAACAAATTGGTACGGTCGCCATCGAGGTCACCTTTGGTGCCATCAATGCAACGCAATCTACTTTTGCCACAGATGACGATAACATTACTACAGATGACACCGCGCAGCTTACGGTAGAATTGCTTGACTCGTTTGGCAACCCGGTTACAGAAGCGGGAAATGTTGTGACTTTGCAAAGTAGTCTGGGTCTCATCAACGAGAGTACCGGTCCGGTAAGCCTTACTACCGATGAGCAAGGTAGAGTAACAGCCAGTTTTAGCGCTTTGGAAACAGGTACAGCTGAGCTGACAGCGCAGCTTGAAGCTGCGGCAGAAACCATTGGTATCCTTACGATAGACGTTGGTTTCGGCGCCATCAATCCCAATGTGTCGGAACTTACTGCGGGCACTCAACAGCTAACAACCGATGATACCACAACGCTTACGGTACAGCTGCGTGACAGCGCCGGTAATCCGGTAGCGCAGGCCGGTAATCCGGTAACGCTTCAAACCAACCTGGGGCTGATCAATGGGGGTTCTGGTCAGCTTACGCTTGAAACAGACGAAGATGGCGCTGTGTCAGCGGAGTTCAGGTCAGAGCTGGTTGGTGATGCTGAAATCAGTGCTTTTGTGGGTTCAGGTACAGGTGGAGGGCAAATCGGAACTGTCACCATTGGAGTCACTTTCGGTGCCATCAATGCATCTGAATCTACCTTTATCACGAATGCTGAAACCATCACCACAGATGATACCGCGCAGCTTACAGTAGAACTTCGCGACTCGTTTGGCAACCCGGTTACACAAGAGGGAAATGTGGTGACTTTGCAGAGCAGCCTGGGGCTCATCAACGGTAGTTCCGGAACAGTGACACTGCAAACCAATGCCTCAGGGGTCGCAACGGCTGCCTTTGGCTCTGTCGAAACAGGTTCCGCTATACTAACAGCACGTCTTGGCAGCGGAGCTGCGGCAGAAACCATTGGTACCCTTACGATAGACGTTGGTTTCGGTACCATTAATCCCAATATGTCAGAATTTACTGCGGGCATTCAACAGCTAACAACCGATGATACCACAACGCTTACGGTACAGCTGCGTGACAGCGCTGGTAATCCGGTAGCGCAGGCCGGTAATCAGGTAACGCTTCAAACCAACCTGGGGCTGATTAATGGGGTTTCCGGTCAGCTTACGCTTGAAACAGACGAAGATGGCGCTGTATCAGCAGAGTTCAGCTCAGAGCAGATCGGTGATGCTGAAATCAGTGCTTTTGTGGGTTCCGGCACAGGTGGTGAACAAATTGATACAGTCACCATCGAGGTCACCTTTGGTGCCATCAATGCAGCTGAATCTACATTTGCCACAAATGCCGATAACATTACTACGGATGACACCGCGCAGCTTACGGTAGAACTTCGCGATTCGTTTGGCAATCCGGTTACAGAGGCGGGAAATGTGGTGACTTTGCAGAGCAGCCTGGGGCTGATCGACGGTAGTTCCGGAACAGTGACACTGCAAACCAATGCGGCAGGGGTCGCAACGGCTGCCTTTGGCTCTGTCGAAACAGGTTCCGCTATACTAACAGCACGTCTTGGCAGCGGAGCTGCGGCAGAAACCATTGGTACCCTTACGATAGACGTTGGTTTCGGCGCCATCAATCCCAATGAATCAGAACTAACAGCCGGTATTCAACAGCTAACAACCGATGAAACCACAACGCTTACGGTACAGCTGCGTGACAGTGCCGGGAATCCAGTAGCACAGGCAGGCAATGAGGTAACGCTTCAAACCAACCTGGGGCTGATTAATGGGGTTTCCGGGCAGGTAACGCTGAACACAAATCCAGACGGTTTTGTGTCA
This genomic stretch from Cyclonatronum proteinivorum harbors:
- a CDS encoding T9SS type A sorting domain-containing protein translates to MIRFKANFVRNVLLFIAAVLIFTAATNAQGKETEFVISDGIHQQSLIVGVHPAAQEGFNQGLDQLAPPPPPDGAFDARLNVDGVSYFVKYLSSNPGQKRFEFRYRNGSGNEPISISWSNEELIPNAIYSIEDRFGGHNFSSPLENIGEHFVPSQLNSVLNDGLVLVIDYGEATTINETPNSHGTFTIGQNYPNPFNPSTVIPIYMYKDAVLDISLFSSDGRMIQRIYRGFKSNGRHTISFDGSYLPSGIYLVKVKSNTFVKTINISLIK
- a CDS encoding invasin domain 3-containing protein encodes the protein MSERLVLVVTVNDEEAQVTDPPVFSPEPGTFELPQTVTITSATENASIYFTTDGTDPDETSSEYNEPIEITETVTIKAIAIAPDFHPSPIISAEYVIEPILPGAFDLLTPAKGTELVTIPGSSEEVNITWQASENAQSYTWLLTTSDGSFDEPLLSQTTENTSLTFTSGDLDALLAGEGIAPGEGAALQWTVVAQRFDNTTAAANGPFGLTLTRGVADVTVDPASLSFTVKEFENRTQTLMLSNAGQLNATLSITAQAGEGGSWLSASETEVTVPAGGSVEVEVTADAAVGNLEPGSYTGNVVLTGDGTDFTVPVSLEVTTLPLGAFNLLTPADGNELTTIPGSSDEVEITWQASENAQSYTWLMIAEGGSFDDPLLSQTTENTSLTFTSGALDAFLADQGIAAGQSAALQWTVEAQRFDSTTVAANGPFGLTLTRGVADVAVDPASLSFTLNEFDNGTQTLTLSNAGQLPATLTVSAQDDAGGSWLSASATEVTVPAGGSVEVDVTADAAADDLEPGSYTGSVIFTGEGTDFTIPVSLEVTTLPLGAFNLLTPPDGTELTTIPGSSDEVEITWQASENAQSYTWLLTTSDGSFDEPLLSETTASTNLTFTSGALDAFLAGQGIAPGQGAALQWTVRAQRFDNTTVAPNGPFALNLTRGVADVTVDPASLSFELPEDQIGTQTITITNNGLVAVTLNIAVVENQGSGWLSSNLQQITLFANASQTVSISANPEASGLVPGTYTGTVIFSEGTPDGVSVEVPVNMQVQPLPLGAFGLTSPADGAAIATPVNLDGSVEISWEESENAQSYRWLAILPDGGFDNPVLEITGIENSSFDLSYTAINDFFESNNILPGQTQEILWTVEAARFDSTRAAEQAFSLKLSNQADASFSTIQNDDEQITTDDTTTLTVQLRDSAGNPVAQAGNPVTLQTNLGLINGVSGQLTLETDEDGAVLAEFSSEQVGAAEISAFVGSDTGGEQIGTVAIEVTFGAINATQSTFATDDDNITTDDTAQLTVELLDSFGNPVTEAGNVVTLQSSLGLINESTGPVSLTTDEQGRVTASFSALETGTAELTAQLEAAAETIGILTIDVGFGAINPNVSELTAGTQQLTTDDTTTLTVQLRDSAGNPVAQAGNPVTLQTNLGLINGGSGQLTLETDEDGAVSAEFRSELVGDAEISAFVGSGTGGGQIGTVTIGVTFGAINASESTFITNAETITTDDTAQLTVELRDSFGNPVTQEGNVVTLQSSLGLINGSSGTVTLQTNASGVATAAFGSVETGSAILTARLGSGAAAETIGTLTIDVGFGTINPNMSEFTAGIQQLTTDDTTTLTVQLRDSAGNPVAQAGNQVTLQTNLGLINGVSGQLTLETDEDGAVSAEFSSEQIGDAEISAFVGSGTGGEQIDTVTIEVTFGAINAAESTFATNADNITTDDTAQLTVELRDSFGNPVTEAGNVVTLQSSLGLIDGSSGTVTLQTNAAGVATAAFGSVETGSAILTARLGSGAAAETIGTLTIDVGFGAINPNESELTAGIQQLTTDETTTLTVQLRDSAGNPVAQAGNEVTLQTNLGLINGVSGQVTLNTNPDGFVSAEFRSEQVGNAEISAFVGSGTGGEQIGTVTIGVTFGAINATESTFATDVNNITTDDTAQLTVQLLDSFGNPVTQAGNVVTLQSSLGLINGGSGTVELQTTASGTVSASFTSEELGEASITARTGLGNEEEEIGVLTIGVTFGAPNAIRSTFATEQDTVRTDETANLLIQLRDAANNRVRSAGLPVTVSVSAGNLTFGNNSGQILLAETNGEGEVLLQFVPDDSITAAQNAAVKSFIGESENSQNEIGEVTLRMIPIAAPPVFSRVGGYFFDAVFVELSSNLEGAQIRYQIGGGSEQVYTGPVLIQATAELRAKVVNAVDFGDSGFRSELYRRAQPDAASLFPSNGLSNISLRPVLGGAISGAPQTPIRLFARFNQAEIGDVNISDSPQLEEETAYSWHLCLENNPDTANAWKSCREAAADFTTRPTIRETEQQQLSFGSGAELYYQFVGIPYSEGTPADQFMSGDQGPDWRIFDFALRESADENPVLFAAGDPVFMIAQNPVTIPAGAAAVPSPETDASLIPLQTRNNWAVFSKPFISPEPLQIFDILLFNGLNASTPVYALENGSWQLQQPENVVQTYTGYLVWTGDTGLNSLDIPYTSLQQRGLPSHFQRPTAVPGLNLVISSDGAEQISELQLRFPGLADLGLESRAKADGIQNEAQAEISGQPDEFISTDVPYPWMDISARTAAFSTADTHLAAYHKVLKESYVESGSRYVIKVKENANEALKWQLHADDMPEDVAMHVENARTGRTAIILPGEPAEILHREEVTEYIIHVGSRSYIEQLNGTQLPEAFVLEQNYPNPFNPVTNIRFGLTEQDDVRLEVFDILGRRVAILQNGPMEAGWHTVVFDASRLASGVYLYRIISGTHVVTRKMTLVK